From the genome of Culicoidibacter larvae:
CTGGAACTCTATAAAAATAGTAAGTTTGATTTAGTAATTAGCGATTTAAAGATGGAGACTTTTGATGGGCTTCAGTTCTTACAAATGATTCGCAAATATAATAAGCAAGCGAAAGTGATTATTTTGACAAATTCAGAAAGTCCGCGCGACGAGTTGCGGGGCTTGGATTTAGAAGCAAGTGAGTATATTAATAAGACAACTGAAATTGATATTATGCTCAAGCGAATTGAGCGCGTACTGATGATGGATGTTGATGCTCAGCCTAAACGTGAAATTTTACGAAGTAATTTTGAGGATTTATCTTTAGACTTGCGCAATTTCCGGGTGAAGAAGAATGATGTGGAATATAATCTTACGCAGACGGAATTTAATGTCTTGGCTTATTTGATGAAAAATAAAAATGAAGTTGTCAGCCGGGAAACAATTTTGGAAGCAGTTTGGAATGTATCCGGGACGCTTGGCGATATTCGTGCCGTAGATACTTATGTAAAGCGGATTCGTTCGAAGTTGCGGATTTCGAGCATTTTTACCGTTCGCGGTGTTGGCTATGAATGGGTTGAGAAGTAATGAAGAATACAGGGTGGAAAAAATTATTTTATGTTTTGACAATCACCTACTTTGTATTTGTACTTATCCTTGCAGCTGCATTATATTTGATGTCGAACATGTATAACCAACTAAATATGCAACACGCAGAAACGATGAAAAATGAAATTACTGAAATACTGTATACCCAAGAGACAAGTGATTTGCCTCAGGTGCTCAGTGCGTTTAAAGCTGAAAATAATGTTGATTTAGTAGTTATTACGCCAAATGAATTGATTTATTCATCAATGCCAACTGCTGATTTTTCAGTTTTAAATAAGACTGTTAATCAAGAACAAATTAGTTTTTATGGTGCTTTTACCGTTGAACAAGATGGATTAACATATCAGGTTTGGACTGCGGTCTATAAAATTAACAGCGAGCAATTTTTCTTAATTATTATGACAGCATTTGTTTTG
Proteins encoded in this window:
- a CDS encoding response regulator transcription factor, yielding MTKILFVDDDERYQTVIKELLEVEGYTVVTAMNVASGLELYKNSKFDLVISDLKMETFDGLQFLQMIRKYNKQAKVIILTNSESPRDELRGLDLEASEYINKTTEIDIMLKRIERVLMMDVDAQPKREILRSNFEDLSLDLRNFRVKKNDVEYNLTQTEFNVLAYLMKNKNEVVSRETILEAVWNVSGTLGDIRAVDTYVKRIRSKLRISSIFTVRGVGYEWVEK